Proteins co-encoded in one Minwuia thermotolerans genomic window:
- a CDS encoding phage tail tube protein, whose translation MSEIRARGLGLKVLAAFESAFGTKVDGSGGGVYTQLPVGAYSLGKSKALNREPVLHGGRDMNDPYYEAQEVSGQVRVPIDQDAIGFWLKLMAGAPDTTDNVGDYTHVFTFGAEALPSMSIDAGHARLATAKHFLHTGVKANAMSFESGRGGQAWATLDLVAQDEAEASSAEDATPATDHILVPKAFLKRRGVMTLGGSAIGSLMGWSMSVANNLEAIEAIRADGLIEGLDEGEVAVTGDITVRFSTATDVQTPGKNETPVALQMKYDNAAADRSLIIDVPRAFLPQVKREVDGPDGVEVTYSWAAALDSADGYAAQATLLNTVASY comes from the coding sequence ATGTCGGAGATCCGCGCCCGCGGCCTGGGCCTGAAGGTCCTCGCCGCTTTCGAGAGCGCCTTCGGGACCAAGGTCGACGGTTCCGGCGGCGGGGTCTACACCCAGCTGCCCGTCGGCGCCTATTCGCTCGGCAAGTCGAAAGCGCTCAACCGGGAGCCCGTCCTGCACGGCGGCCGGGACATGAACGACCCCTATTACGAGGCCCAGGAGGTCTCCGGCCAGGTCCGCGTGCCCATCGACCAGGACGCTATCGGCTTCTGGCTGAAGCTGATGGCCGGCGCGCCCGACACCACCGACAATGTCGGCGACTATACCCATGTCTTCACCTTCGGCGCCGAGGCCCTGCCATCCATGTCCATCGACGCCGGCCATGCGCGCCTGGCGACGGCGAAGCACTTCCTCCATACCGGCGTCAAGGCGAACGCCATGAGCTTCGAGAGCGGCCGCGGCGGGCAGGCCTGGGCGACGCTGGACCTGGTGGCCCAGGACGAGGCGGAGGCCAGCTCGGCCGAGGACGCCACGCCGGCCACCGATCACATCCTGGTGCCCAAGGCCTTCCTCAAGCGCCGGGGCGTGATGACGCTGGGCGGCTCGGCCATCGGCTCGCTGATGGGCTGGTCCATGTCGGTCGCCAACAACCTGGAAGCGATCGAGGCGATCCGCGCCGACGGCCTGATTGAGGGCCTGGACGAGGGCGAGGTCGCGGTGACCGGCGACATCACCGTCCGCTTCTCGACCGCGACGGACGTCCAGACGCCGGGCAAGAACGAAACCCCGGTGGCGCTGCAGATGAAGTACGACAACGCCGCCGCCGACCGCTCGCTCATCATCGACGTGCCCCGGGCCTTCCTGCCGCAGGTCAAGCGGGAGGTCGACGGCCCCGACGGCGTCGAGGTGACCTATTCCTGGGCCGCCGCCCTGGACAGCGCCGACGGCTACGCGGCCCAGGCGACCCTGCTCAACACCGTCGCCAGCTACTGA
- a CDS encoding DUF7697 family protein: protein MGQVRTAGMGAAAIGLDMAAALRLAEAEGVQPSIASHLLAQLEAGLVAGWNERIKAREG, encoded by the coding sequence ATGGGCCAGGTCCGCACCGCCGGCATGGGCGCGGCGGCTATCGGCCTCGACATGGCCGCGGCGCTGCGCCTGGCCGAGGCGGAGGGCGTCCAGCCCTCGATCGCCAGCCACCTGCTGGCTCAACTCGAGGCCGGCCTGGTCGCCGGCTGGAACGAACGCATCAAGGCGCGGGAGGGGTAG
- a CDS encoding helix-turn-helix domain-containing protein, which produces MSIDAAQCRAARALLNWSRNQLATDAEVAVRTIVDFERGARQPIRSTLSAIRRALEDAGVEFIDGNGSGPGVRLKKG; this is translated from the coding sequence ATGTCTATTGATGCCGCTCAGTGCCGCGCAGCTCGTGCGCTACTCAACTGGTCCCGCAACCAACTCGCCACCGATGCAGAAGTTGCGGTGCGCACTATTGTCGATTTCGAGCGCGGTGCCCGGCAGCCGATCCGCTCGACCCTCTCCGCGATCCGCCGCGCCCTCGAAGACGCCGGCGTCGAGTTCATCGACGGCAATGGCTCCGGCCCCGGGGTTCGGTTGAAGAAGGGCTAA
- a CDS encoding Bro-N domain-containing protein, which yields MMMQNLATFEFEEIMVRATEIDGAPWFVLVDVCRALEISNSRDAARRLDEDEKGVAFSDTLPGQPARGGRQELTIISESGMYTLVLRANGATKPGTVANRFKNWVTREVLPALRRTGRYEIAAPAPADDDPADCLDPLDRIGMDKVNGWIGLVREARMVGGRAAGLAIWRTSPLPQFPATPAEAVSGVVADAGDDACTEFLETEIVAERGAEVPKNAVYDSYCAFARARGEMPLSRTAFGMRLGRRHPIGTVRRGSGGGGARFWAYRGVRLCKLLEDAA from the coding sequence ATGATGATGCAGAATCTTGCGACGTTCGAGTTCGAGGAGATCATGGTCCGGGCGACCGAGATCGACGGCGCGCCATGGTTCGTCCTGGTCGACGTCTGCCGGGCGCTGGAGATTTCCAACTCGCGGGATGCGGCCCGCCGGCTGGACGAGGACGAGAAGGGTGTCGCTTTTTCCGACACCCTGCCCGGGCAGCCCGCACGCGGCGGCCGGCAGGAACTCACCATCATCAGCGAGAGCGGCATGTACACGCTTGTCCTCCGCGCCAACGGCGCGACCAAGCCGGGTACGGTCGCGAACCGCTTCAAGAACTGGGTCACGCGCGAAGTCCTGCCGGCGCTGCGCCGCACCGGCCGCTACGAGATCGCCGCGCCGGCCCCCGCCGACGACGACCCGGCCGATTGCCTCGACCCGCTGGACCGCATCGGCATGGACAAGGTCAATGGCTGGATCGGGCTGGTGCGGGAGGCGCGTATGGTCGGCGGCCGCGCCGCCGGCCTCGCCATCTGGCGCACCTCGCCCCTGCCGCAGTTCCCGGCGACGCCGGCGGAGGCGGTCTCGGGGGTTGTGGCGGACGCGGGCGACGACGCCTGTACCGAATTCCTGGAAACCGAGATCGTCGCCGAGCGCGGCGCGGAGGTGCCCAAGAATGCCGTCTATGACAGCTATTGCGCCTTCGCCAGGGCGCGGGGCGAGATGCCGCTGTCGCGGACGGCCTTCGGCATGCGGCTGGGTCGCCGGCACCCGATCGGCACCGTCCGACGGGGAAGCGGCGGCGGCGGTGCGCGCTTCTGGGCCTATCGCGGTGTGCGGCTGTGCAAGCTGCTGGAGGACGCGGCATGA